CGGCCGCCAGCCAGTGCCTGGAAGGGCACTCGTCTTCAGACAGGGAGGACACACTGGGATCTGGGATCCGGAGAAGCTGGGGTGACAGGGATCCAGGGGAAAGCTTAATGAGCTTACTCATTTATTGAGTTTctagtgtgccaggcactgctctaaatgcactgtgtgtgtgtgtgtgtgtgtgtgtgtgtgtgcgtgagagagagaaatgtgtatATTCTTCACAGCAACGCTTCGAGGCCTGCACGATGATTATCCCCACCTTGTAAATGACGACACTGAGGAAGAGAAGGACAAGTAACTCgccaagctcacacagctggtGGGTGTCATGGGCAGGATTCGAACTCAGGCAGTCTGCCTTGTAATCATTCCTGGACGCCGCCCCTCCTGAAACTTGCCCCAAGTCTGCCACCAGCCGCTCATCTGAGCCCTGCCACCGCGTGCCAGCTCGGCAGGGAGACCATGAACTTCCGGCCAATCCCGCTTGGAGGGAGGGGCTGACGGCGGAGCAgcggcccccccccgcccccccccgcggAAGGAGGGACTGGCCCCTGAAAACAACAGCCtgccctctccaccctccccgcGAGGCCCCTGCCCCTTGTGACGAAGATCAATTAATCAGCACAGACATTCAACCTCCgtgtacttatttatttccaGCCTCATTCCCCGGATGGTTTGAGAAAGCCGTGCAGTGTGGCCACCAAAGATGCTCTGATAAAACGTGCCTTGATGGCCTTGTAATTGACACCTTGATGATGTGGCACTGTGGGATCATTACACATAGGGTGACCAGCTTGTGACGGTGTTCTTGGAGGCTCCCAGCTTTAAAACTGaaagttcttggggtgcctgggtggctcagtcgggtaagcgtctgccttcaactcagctcatgatcttgtggttcgtgaagTTGAGCCCTGCACCggactgtctgctgtcagcacagagcctgcttcagatcctctgtccccctctctctctgcccttccccccttgtgtgcacactctctctctctctctcaaaaataaagaaacatttttttaaaaagtaaataaaacacccaaaaataaataaacgttgaaaaaaaattaaaaaaaaaaaggtaaataaaataaaactgaaagtccTTTATTCTGGGAACCTCTCAGAGACAGACCCTCATTACGCAGGACGCAGCGCACAAAGTCTCCTTGCTAGACTATGGATGTAGCTTGGAGCTTCCTAACAGCCAAGGCAAAGAGGGAAACATGCCCTGTTATGAGATTTTCAGTGTCAGTAGCAGTGCAAAAGAACTTTCCACAAGGATGTGTCCAGTATGTTTCTGCGGAGCACTCAAAATGTGGCTCGTGTGATGGAGtaactggatttttaattttacttcatttcGCTCCATTTAAACATAAGTAAGAATCCCCTATGGCTAGTGGTGACTACATTGAAAAGCACGGTGTATTAGATAAGAACAAACCAGAGGCTCAGGAAAAGGctggggagcaggcagaggggtAGAAAAGGACAGGGGAAGCCAAAGGAGGGAGTGGATGTAAGAGAAGGGGtccccagatgcccctctctctgcccccaggtTAGTGCAGCATGACTCACACTGACTCAGTGGAAAAAGTGAGCAGTGCCTGGATCGCTCCCTGGCACCAGAGGGCATCCAGAAAAGGAAGACCTTTTCTGCCAGGTAACAGAATGCACCTGCACGGCCTTCGACCCAGAGCCTGGGCGAAAGGCTTCCTTCATGATGGTCCGCCTGACACCCCTCACCTTCCTGGTCTAAATGTCAGGATCTCCGAAGCCTGCTAAGCACCTTGGGTTCTGGGAGGCCCAGAAGAGGGAGGCAtgacaccccctcccaccccaccccctcaccccgcTCCAGTCTGTCTGTGACCGGGAAGCTGATGACTCCAGGGTCAGAAATAACCCCACAGTCAGCTCGCCGCGTGCtacccctccctttcccctccgtTCCCAGAAAGTCTGGGCCCTGAGTCAGAGGGAAGAGCCCAAAAGTAAACAAGGACCCAGATAATCTGCTATGAAAACCACAGAACCGTCCCGCGGAATTCTCCGATAATTCAGGGGCTTAGGGAAGAGTCGAAGCCTGGAAATTCAGATGTCTTTCCCCCAATCCAGCTGCACTCTGGACTGTGTAGACGGGTGCTGTGgggcaagaaaaggaaggagaagacagaggagatCCTTGGCACCGAGGgaatgggggagaaggagagcTGGGCTGACCCTTAGAAGTGTCCAGGCCAGGAGCAGAGGACGAGAGGGCACAGGCCTGCCCGCAGGAGGCCTCCAGTCCCCTGCACggtggacacacacacatcagcAATGGTCAGAGGCCAGtgtggagcggggggggggggggggggggcagcacatGGGATTAGGCGCCGTCCAGGTGTCAGATGCCCCTCTTTATTCATTCCCTCAAAATAGTCTGGGacacctgcaccccacccccgAGCTGAGTCACTGACCCCAGTCCTCAGATGcaatttgaatgaatgaagctgTCCCTactcttcttcccctcccagcAGAAAGGACATGTAACTGATTCCCTGGGATGGAAGGGGAACTTCCACAAGCCCTAAAAATAACTAAGCCACTTCATACTCTGAACTtagcctctcccccccccccccgcccccgcccccacctggcCCACCCCATCGCCAGCAAGATAAAGGCAGCGGCTAGGGCTGGCAGAGGACAGAGACCCGAGCCAGGGCAGTGAGACGGCATCGAACGAGGCCAGCAGAACAGGACCGGCCGTGAACAAGAAGCCGGACGGGAAAGACAGACCCCCAAGCACCCCCTCAGCCAAGTGGGATCTTCAGGTGAGTCTTTTCCCTGTCTTTCCATGGCAGGCTGGCTCTCTGGGCTGGGATCCCCTCTGGGGTGGCTCTCAGGGTAATGTATATCAGGGGTAGCtctgggcagaggaaggaggtcGTAggtgaattggggggggggtcctgATATAAAGATTCCATGAGGAAATTAAAGGAGAATTAGCAGGAGCCCCATGGCCCGTCTCAGAGTGGCTGCCACAGGCCTGAGTCCCACAGAAGAGACAGGTTCTTACCAGTCTGGCATAATGCAGAAAGGCTTTGAGGAGGAGGTGGCCTGGAGTTGcgatttttaaaacacaggtaTGGAGCTCCTCAGGCTTCAGGGTTTCCTCTCAGGCGAGCCCCAGGCAGGCCCAAAGTCTGGAGGAAGGAGGGACCCAAGAGAGGTGAGAGGACATGGGGGCTGGAAGGTAGGAAGTAGGCCCAATTCCGCCTAGTGAGGACAAACCCCATGCCCAGCTGTTGTGGGCGAAAGTCTTGGCATATCTGGCACCAGAATATCTTCCCAGGGCTGGCCTGAGCCCAGCTCCCCACATATCATGGCCTAAAGCCTGGGGTGGGAGGCCGACTTTGCCCCAGGCCATGGTCTTGCCCAGTAGGAAAGCCCTTGGGGCAGATCTGGGGACACAAGCGGGGGAGACCAAATCTGAGTCTTCCCAGATGTTGAGGCCTGTGGAGGCGGCTGAGTCAAGGACAAGCAGACCTGAGAGAAAAGGTGGGGTCACCCTGAGAGGCTGGCCCAGCCCTAGGAGGCCAGGCTCTGGGGTTCAGGTCTGACCCTAAGTCTGATAGTCCGGTTCTGATTCCATCCACACCCCATGCCTGTCCCTGCCCTTTAGAAACTTAAGCCCCAGGAGTTTCAgtccaggcaggggcaggggtgaaaGGGCCAGGGGTCAgaaaacctgcttcagatcttgcCTTATGGAGCCCCTTGGAACAGCTCCTTCCtgtctttgggcctcagtttccccagctaaACAATGAGGGGGTTAGGTTCCTTGACCTCTGAGTGTCCTTAGTTCTGACATCCCTGGACTGATGATTCTAACAATTTGTAACCATAGCAGAGATTCTGCAGATTCCTGGGGTCGGCGGTGGGGCGGAATTGGTGACCTATACGTGCCATCTGCTCAGGCCGCACTGGTAGTGACAGGACAGGGAGGCATGGGTGGCCTTTTTTCCCATCAGAACTCAGAAACACAAGGAACCACCCGGAGCGTGCCCTGAGATTCCGGCTACAGGTTTTGTTCGACGTTTCCCTCCTCGGGGCTCTGATGTCTGGTGGGCATGCCGGATGGCTACCTCGGAAGGAGGGTGACAGGCAGGTCTCAGGCCACCACATCTTCTGAGGCAGCCACGAAGAGGAtgtcctgccccccaccccctgcctgtgtccttgcccctccccccacccccaggccccagccctggTCATCCTGCAGGCCAGAGGCCTGATATCCGctcaggaggagggggcaggatcAGGGAGCCCCGGGCAGAGAAGATGAGGTGGGTGACGGAGCCCAGGGGCCCAGTGGCGAGCCTGAGCCTCCCGCCAGAGCCCAGGGCCATGCTGAGGCCAGGACCTCCGCTATATTTAGCACGAGTGTGGAGCTGAGCAGTGGGTCAGGGGCAGCGGGAGGGGGGACGTGCTTCTCATTCTTTCCCTACTGGCCTCTGAGGACTGTCAGTACACCTGTCACAAGACAGATAAGAAACACAGAGGACAGAGACCAGAGAAgggctggaggggtgggaggccgtggggaggggggcggcgctAGGGGGAAACAGTGCCTGGGGGGAAGCTGACTGAtgtgaaagggggagaaagagaagtacaGGAGTTTGGGGCCGGCTGTGTGCAGCTGGGGAAGAGTCTGCGTGAGCAAGGGCAGGCTGTCTCTGCAGTAAGCCCTCAGTccgctgccctccctccctgtgggTGTCACCCCCATGCTCTCCTAGGGGTGCCTGTGGGGGAACAGAGGGACCACAGCCAGGAAGACAGCTtcgcgccccctcccctcctatTTCTTGGGAGCTAGGCCCTCAAAAGGGTCTAGGAGCACCGAACTCATTAGCAAAGCTCTGACtgtctctatgcctcagtttcctcgtctttAATTGTGAGTGGCTGGGCTAGAAGACCCTCGAGATTGAGGTTCCCCTAAGCTCAGACCTTCTGAGTCTCAGGGTATGGCACACAAAGCCCTTACCTGGGATTCAGGATCTGGCCCTGCGGAACCGTGAGGTATCTGGTGAACACCTGCTcctcacgcccccccccccccccccccccccccccccccccggccgctTCTGCTGTAgcacaggccccaggccccaggcggGGCCTGGAAGGGCCGGAGAGTGAATGGAAAGCCAAGAGGTTAAAGGCTGGGCAGGGCTCCCGTGAGAGTGGCGACTGCGCCCTCTGGTGTTGTGAAAGGGAATTTCTCCTCCCTGGGAAGGAGTCCCCCGGACTGGGACCCTGTGGGTCAGGATTCACCTGGCAGCTCACGCGGGAAAACCCGACTAAGGTAAAGGAAGGCGAGGAGGGGGCGTGTCCAGTTTGCATCCCTTACAGGGCTACAGGACAAGAGTTTCATGGCCACTAGGGCCCCGCCTGCTTCCTAGCAACCCGGGTAATTCTGGGAAAGCAGAAGCTTTGCCCGAAGTTCAAGCCTTGTCACACGCCAGCCGTGCAGGGGGTGGAGCGATACCCCGTGAGGTCTGGAGAGGAGGGGGGGTCCCTAAACACAGGTCAACGCAGGGCTGCTCTGCCCCTTGGCCCCGCCCACTGTGACTTCTCCCAGCTCCCGGCCCTTTCctcatctctgccccttctcctccgAAGGATGGTCAAAGCCCAGACGCAGGCAGCCCCCACGCCGGCCACTCCGATGGCAGCTGCAGAAGAcctgcccctccccgcacccccaggCCTGGAGGATCTGCCGCCACCGCCCCCCAAGGAGTCCTTCTCCAAGTTCCACCAGCAGAGGCAAGCCAGCGAGCTCCGCCGCCTGTACAGGCACATCCACCCTGAGCTCCGCAAGAATCTGGCCGAGGCTGTGGCTGAGGACCTGGCCGAGGTCCTGGACTCTGAGGAGCCCACCGAGGGTGATGTCCAGTGTATGCGCTGGATCTTCGAGAACTGGCGGCTGGATGCCATCGGGGACCGTGAGAGGCCGCCTGCCAGGGAGCCCGTGTCGGGCGGGGACGTCCAGGGTACCTCCCGCAAATTTGAGGAAGGCTCCTTTGCCAACAGCACAGACCAGGAGCCTGCAGGACCCCCGCCATCCGGAGGGGACGTTCGTGCAGCCCGCCGGCTGTTTGAGACAAAGCCGCTGGATGAGCTGACCGGCCAGGCCGAGGCGCTGGAGGCCCCGGTGAGGGAGCCCGAAGCCAGCGGGGATGTCCAGGGTACCAGGATGCTCTTTGAGACGCGGCCGCTGGACCGCCTGGGCTCCCGCCCCTCCATCCAGGAGCAGAGCCCCCTGGAGCTGCGCTCAGAGATCCAGGAGCTGAAGGGCGATGTGAAAAAGACAGTGAAGCTGTTCCAGACAGAGCCACTGTGTGCCATCCAGGACGCAGAGGGTGCCATCCACGAGGTCAAGGCTGCGTGCCGGGAGGAGATCCAAAGCAACGCGGTGAGGTCTGCCCGCTGGCTCTTCGAAACGCAGCCTCTGGACGCCATCAACAGGGACCCCAGCCAGGTGCGGGTAATCCGGGGGATCTCCCTAGAGGAGGGGGCCCGGCCTGACGTCAGCGCAACCCGCTGGATCTTTGAGACACAACCCCTGGACGCCATTCGGGAGATCTTGGTGGACGAGAAAGACTTCCAGGCATCCCCAGACCTTATGCCTCCTGGTCCAGACGTCCAGCAACAGAAGCATTTGTTTGAGACCCGAGCATTAGACACTCTCAAGGGGGACGAGGAGTCTGGGGCACAGCTCCCACCCAAAGAGGAAGTAGTCCCTGGCGATGTCCGCTCTACCCTGTGGCTATTTGAGATGAAGCCCCTGGACACTCCTAGAGACAAGGTCCAAGTGGGTCACCTGCAGCGAGTGGGTTCCCGGGAGCAGGAAGGGCTCACGTCTGAGCATCTATACAGTGATGGCTCCtcagctctgtccctctctcagaGTGCTCCCCAGAGGGATGGCGTGAAGGGGGACGTGAAGGCCTTCAAGAACCTTTTTGAGACCCTTCCCCTGGACAGCATTGGGCAAGGTGAGCCTTCGGCCCATAGGAATGTGAGCAGAGCCGAAGGAAAGGATTCTGCTGGGCAGTCCCAGGACATAGGGTCCCCGGTGTATGCCATGCAGGATGGCAAAGGCCACCTCCATGCCCTGACCTCTGTCAGCAGAGAGCAGATAGTTGGAGGCGACGTGCAGGGCTACAGGTGGATGTTTGAGACACAGCCCCTGGACCAGCTAGGCAGAAGCCCCAGTACTGTGGACGTGGTGCGGGGTATCACCCGGCAGGAAGTGGTGGCCGGAGATGTAGGCACGGCCCGGTGGCTCTTTGAGACCCAGCCCCTGGAGGTCATCCACCAGCGGGAACGGGAAGAACgccaggaagaagaaggaaagagtcaGGCAGGTCCCCAGCCTGAGGCACTCCCAAAAGGTGACGTGCGGACCATCCGGTGGTTGTTTGAGACCTGCCCGATGAGTGAGTTGGCAGAGAGGCAGGGGTCAGAGGTCACAGACCCCACAACGGAGGCCGAGGCTCGGTCCTGCACCTGGATGTTTGCACCCCAACCCCTGGACAGGCCAGAAGGCTCCAGGGAGCGGCACCTGCAGGTCAGCCAGATGCAGGCTGGGGCCGGACAGACAGAAGGGCATGTCTTTGAAACGGAGCCTCTGCAGGCCTCGGGCCGTCCCTGTGGAAGAGGGCCTGTGCGCTACTGCAGCCGCGTGGAGATCCCTTCGGGGCAAGTGTCTCGGCAGAAGGAGGTCTTCCAGGCCCTGGAGGCAGGCAAGGGGGAAGACCAGGGGCCCAGAGTACTCCCCGAGCCCATCCCTGTGGGCTCTGTGCACAAGTTCACCTGGCTCTTTGAGAACTGTCCCATGGGCTCCCTGGCGGCCGAGAGCGTCCGAGGGGGCAACCTCCAGGAGGAGCAGCCCACGGGCGCCTCAGGCAACAAGGCGCTGGAGAGGCAGGAGACTGCGGCTGAGGGCACCCTGAAGGCTTTGCACACTGTGCCTGGCATCCTGCACCATGGAGGCATCCTCATGGAGGCCCGGGGGCCAGGGGAGCTCTGCCTGGCCAGGTACGTGCTcccaggcccagggcagggggcacCCCACGTCCGGAAGGAGGAGCTGGTGTCTGGCGAGCTTCCCAGAATTGTGCGCCAGGTGCTGCGCCGGCCAGATGTGGACCAGCAGGGGCTGCTCGTTCAGGAGGACCCGGCGGGCCAGCTCCATCTGAAGCCACTGAGGCTGCCAGCTCCGGGCGGCAGCGGGGATGTCGAAGACGTGGATCCCGAGTTCCAGCAGCTGCTGGCTTGtggcctgggggcctcagtcgcGAGGACCGGGCTGGTGATGCAGGAGACTGAGCAGGGGCTGGTCTCGCTGACCGCCTACTCCCTGCAGCCCCGGCTGACCGGCAGGGCCCCTGAGAGGGGCAGCGTGCAGCTGCTGGCCAGCTGCATCGACAAAGGAGACCTAAGCGGCCTGCACAGTCTGCGGTGGGAACCACCAGCTGACCCAGGTTCCG
This genomic stretch from Acinonyx jubatus isolate Ajub_Pintada_27869175 chromosome C2, VMU_Ajub_asm_v1.0, whole genome shotgun sequence harbors:
- the XIRP1 gene encoding xin actin-binding repeat-containing protein 1 isoform X1: MVKAQTQAAPTPATPMAAAEDLPLPAPPGLEDLPPPPPKESFSKFHQQRQASELRRLYRHIHPELRKNLAEAVAEDLAEVLDSEEPTEGDVQCMRWIFENWRLDAIGDRERPPAREPVSGGDVQGTSRKFEEGSFANSTDQEPAGPPPSGGDVRAARRLFETKPLDELTGQAEALEAPVREPEASGDVQGTRMLFETRPLDRLGSRPSIQEQSPLELRSEIQELKGDVKKTVKLFQTEPLCAIQDAEGAIHEVKAACREEIQSNAVRSARWLFETQPLDAINRDPSQVRVIRGISLEEGARPDVSATRWIFETQPLDAIREILVDEKDFQASPDLMPPGPDVQQQKHLFETRALDTLKGDEESGAQLPPKEEVVPGDVRSTLWLFEMKPLDTPRDKVQVGHLQRVGSREQEGLTSEHLYSDGSSALSLSQSAPQRDGVKGDVKAFKNLFETLPLDSIGQGEPSAHRNVSRAEGKDSAGQSQDIGSPVYAMQDGKGHLHALTSVSREQIVGGDVQGYRWMFETQPLDQLGRSPSTVDVVRGITRQEVVAGDVGTARWLFETQPLEVIHQREREERQEEEGKSQAGPQPEALPKGDVRTIRWLFETCPMSELAERQGSEVTDPTTEAEARSCTWMFAPQPLDRPEGSRERHLQVSQMQAGAGQTEGHVFETEPLQASGRPCGRGPVRYCSRVEIPSGQVSRQKEVFQALEAGKGEDQGPRVLPEPIPVGSVHKFTWLFENCPMGSLAAESVRGGNLQEEQPTGASGNKALERQETAAEGTLKALHTVPGILHHGGILMEARGPGELCLARYVLPGPGQGAPHVRKEELVSGELPRIVRQVLRRPDVDQQGLLVQEDPAGQLHLKPLRLPAPGGSGDVEDVDPEFQQLLACGLGASVARTGLVMQETEQGLVSLTAYSLQPRLTGRAPERGSVQLLASCIDKGDLSGLHSLRWEPPADPGSVPTSEGAQKLPPAENIIHVPPLDPSMAMGHLRGPGKAVPLAGEGKREYSCTGHKGIAAAGESEGTTARPLGPGAPDLRAAMQNLRVATAEAQSLHQHVLSKHKQASTPGATSAPCQDGQRQASAAATVAAQSNAGPMAGGDPRIPAAPRKVSGEQEALPGGLPGGWVTIQDGVYTAHPVRTFDPSRGVQPSERELPQRGGDAAPSAQAPSPLQEGPRQSRGPGWEEPGGCTQTAWGSPEKAMARVGPGGLQAAKVASSAHHTLASGPRPAGASLHSHNASVPPPPPLSAAVTGPDFAAQARRDEDCIQQDSEALRAPLLHSHSSPASQRSPGDAQTKTPNPEPKMPPRKKPQLPPKPAHLSQIPPPQWLPKPSALSPSASREAGQGDYKPGERDAAIGGPAHVPTTASQGCTPPAGCSREQSRPSPQQGPGATASRSTKSQAAGSNAQSAEPRKLSALHGHPTSPLQGPSPPGERPEADSQQGASENAGLLQGSQQELQGLLSQVQALEKEAASSVDVRALRRLFETVPQLGVAPQARAAPQKPEASVVQAFGELTKVGTEVARLREQTLARLLDIEEAIHKALSSMSGLQPETNTKSQSQGPLKDHGARKIGNTDRRKAGPNCSGREVRGQTAVKNQTQDACPNPDALDSEVQSQAKVRNHAEAGGQSAPMVPSTRRPETLREDSGLPGVFPSRRDSSCSPTFISIESATRKLPEAPSPRGTHLAQDVGQAQLHQKGFQDKAGKKEVTPCSGQPEPAPASLGSPLPAGQRSIVELQTGPGGPQCYGATRTATQQYEGVDQCRNPALQPSTRVTEEAELPRAPGPHLELHASPLLRQFLHSPARLSGGLAEAGRVRAPCGHSQPEAQ
- the XIRP1 gene encoding xin actin-binding repeat-containing protein 1 isoform X2; amino-acid sequence: MVKAQTQAAPTPATPMAAAEDLPLPAPPGLEDLPPPPPKESFSKFHQQRQASELRRLYRHIHPELRKNLAEAVAEDLAEVLDSEEPTEGDVQCMRWIFENWRLDAIGDRERPPAREPVSGGDVQGTSRKFEEGSFANSTDQEPAGPPPSGGDVRAARRLFETKPLDELTGQAEALEAPVREPEASGDVQGTRMLFETRPLDRLGSRPSIQEQSPLELRSEIQELKGDVKKTVKLFQTEPLCAIQDAEGAIHEVKAACREEIQSNAVRSARWLFETQPLDAINRDPSQVRVIRGISLEEGARPDVSATRWIFETQPLDAIREILVDEKDFQASPDLMPPGPDVQQQKHLFETRALDTLKGDEESGAQLPPKEEVVPGDVRSTLWLFEMKPLDTPRDKVQVGHLQRVGSREQEGLTSEHLYSDGSSALSLSQSAPQRDGVKGDVKAFKNLFETLPLDSIGQGEPSAHRNVSRAEGKDSAGQSQDIGSPVYAMQDGKGHLHALTSVSREQIVGGDVQGYRWMFETQPLDQLGRSPSTVDVVRGITRQEVVAGDVGTARWLFETQPLEVIHQREREERQEEEGKSQAGPQPEALPKGDVRTIRWLFETCPMSELAERQGSEVTDPTTEAEARSCTWMFAPQPLDRPEGSRERHLQVSQMQAGAGQTEGHVFETEPLQASGRPCGRGPVRYCSRVEIPSGQVSRQKEVFQALEAGKGEDQGPRVLPEPIPVGSVHKFTWLFENCPMGSLAAESVRGGNLQEEQPTGASGNKALERQETAAEGTLKALHTVPGILHHGGILMEARGPGELCLARYVLPGPGQGAPHVRKEELVSGELPRIVRQVLRRPDVDQQGLLVQEDPAGQLHLKPLRLPAPGGSGDVEDVDPEFQQLLACGLGASVARTGLVMQETEQGLVSLTAYSLQPRLTGRAPERGSVQLLASCIDKGDLSGLHSLRWEPPADPGSVPTSEGAQKLPPAENIIHVPPLDPSMAMGHLRGPGKAVPLAGEGKREYSCTGHKGIAAAGESEGTTARPLGPGAPDLRAAMQNLRVATAEAQSLHQHVLSKHKQASTPGATSAPCQDGQRQASAAATVAAQSNAGPMAGGDPRIPAAPRKLL